The Peromyscus leucopus breed LL Stock chromosome 4, UCI_PerLeu_2.1, whole genome shotgun sequence genome segment AAAGAGGGTGACACCAGTAAGGTGAGACCCACAGGTGGAAAAAGCCTTTAGGCGGCCTTCAGCTGATCGCATTCTGATGATTGCAATGAGGATGAAGGCATAGGAAACAAAGATGATAAGGATGGTGCTGAACTCAATGAAGCCACACAAGCTGAACAGCAGTATCTCACTGATGTGGGTATCTGAACAAGAGAGAGCCAAGAGTGGTGGGatttcacagaagaaatggtTGATGATATTGGAACCACAGTAACTGAGGCTGAAAGTGAGGGAAGTGTGGGCCACTAAACTCACCAGGCCAGCCAGGTAAGAGCCCAGCATCAGGGCCAAGCAGACTTTCTTAGACATGAGAGTGCTATAGTGAAGAGGTCTGCAGATGGCCACAAAtcggtcataggccatggcagCCAGAACATAGCACTCTGCAtccacaaaacccacaaagaaagcaaattggGTGGCACAGCTGGCGAAAGAGATAACTTTGTGCTTGGTCAGACAATCAGCCAACATCCTGGGAGCAATGGCAGAGGAGTAGCCCAGGTCAACGAAGGAGAGGTTGCagaggaaaaagtacatgggagtgtgaaGCTGATTGTCTGTTATGATCAGGATGATCATGCCAACATTCCCTACCACGTTGACCAGGTAGACAATGAGGAAGACCACAAAAAAGATGATCTGCAGCTGAGGGTCTTGAGTGATGCCCACAAAGATAAACTCTGTCACAACTGAGTGATTTTCTGTATCCATTACTCcaagcagtggtgtgtgtgtgtgtgtgtgtgtgtgtgtgtgtgtgtgtgtgtgtgtgtgtgtgtttgtacccaATTTTAGTTTAATAATGAGTTTAGTAAATTTCCTGTCACTGGATGTACTAAAAATAAACTTAAGCAATTATGTGGTCAGGATATTATAGACTACTTCTTATAATAAAATAAGGCTTTATTTTAGATGATACTCAAAGCTTTACCCACTCATTCAATTCAGTGACTATTATAGTGACTCAGGGGACTTTTGTCAAAGTTGTGCATCCTTTCCAGGTGCATCATATGTGGGAGATGTCAGATTTTTGACCTGTTCTTTGTGGTTATCCACTGTATTTACTAGGAGCAAAGATAAGTTCTGATGTTCTTCTCTCTGAAACAAAACACAGGAATACCCATTTGTGATGCTTCGTTTCCTTCCTTGATTAAGTGGCTGTCTATTCACTTGCAGAATTAAAGGCAGTGGGCACACTAAActgaatcaaaacaaacaagacagaacAGCAAGTGATTTAGAAAAGGACAGATGCCAACataaaacttaagagaaaaacactgttctttctgtgttttattgCTTAACAAAGTAGAGGAAGCAGGAGTGATGTATTTATGGGGTTGTGGAAAAAAAAGCAACTCATACTACATAAGACTAAATCCTAAGATTAGAAACAGTTACAAATTGTACCCTTAGCTTTTAATTTGTACAAGAATATAATCAATCACAACAAAAGAGGGTGTCTGAGATACACATTATCCTAGAAATTTATCATTTTCCAGACCTGCATCTGACAACCTATTCTTAGTCCATTGTGCACATTATTACATCCATTAGATCAACCAGGAAACAGAATGTGCACATTACTACATCCATTAGATCAACCAGGAAACAGAATGTGCACATTATTACATCCATTAGATCAACCAGGAAACAGAATGTGCACATTATTATATCCATTAGATCAACCAGGAAACAGAATGGAAAGGCCTTTCTGGAAGAAATTATTTGGAGAGCACCTTTCTGACAAAGGTTTATAACTGTAACACATAGAAACCTGAGAACTCAGTAAAAAAGAAATGGTTCAACACAGAATGAGCCAGGTTTCCATGAATGTGATGACTGAATAAAAAGGTAAAGACAGTTGTGAAAGTTGTCTATTAATTTTCCCCATGCTTCTCAGTTTAATAGCATaaaatttccttttctaaaaaaaattctagttGAGGgtcaggaaagatggctcaactgttaaaagtacttgctgatATCAATGAGGATTGGAATTTGACTCCTAGCACCAATATCAGGTCTCTCACAAACACCTGTTACTTTAGTTCCTGTGGATTTGATGCTCTCTTTCGACATCTGTatgaacctgcacacacatgagcatgtgctGTGTAtgctctatctgtctgtctgtctttcatacGCATACTACTATAATTGAGTATATATTTAAAACCTGCCATAAGATTAAAAAACATGACTAGAAAATTGTATCATTCTTGATTACACAGAACATACTACttggttttaaataaatttaatatttaaaaaagaaaatactcaaaTATGCATagtagggaaatacaaattaaacaaCAGTGAAATATTGATAAATGCACagggaaataattaaattttggATAATATGGAAATGTTAATAAGAAAGTAGGGgaattaaagtttttatcattGTTAGTATAAATACAAAGTGTACAAGTACTTAGCCTCATATAAAAATAAACGTGTGCATAGTGATTTTATAATTCATCtatcaaaaatttaaacaaacCTAGGTGTCCATGCATAGGGGACAAGTCTAATAGACTACTACTAATGAAACACCACTCAACTAAAAAGAAGGTAAAACTGTTGATATCTGTACTATGAAGGCTGAACACAAAATTAATTATACTCAGagaacaaaaacttaaaaactggATATTTTGCATTATCCCATTTACAAAGATATATTAAATGAGTGATTAATTAATAATGATGGAAAATagatgtatgatatatatatacggTAGTGCTTAGAGCTCCAGGAAACCCTTTGCCTGTGATGAATTGGCTTATGACACTGTTTGCAATGATAACTTCATACTTCCATACATATATTCAAATACATCAAATAGTATGTACTTCATGTGTATTCTAAGTCAATTGTACTTCAATGTAGTTACctaaaaaatcaagaagaaaaccaaagcaaattAGATGACACTGTTCTACTTACTCTCACCTCATTATTGCATTTGAATACATGTATTATTTCATGTTTCTCCTTAGGAAACAGCCACCTTCACTGAAGGGATTTGCTATAAGTTAGTTAAACAATCATACAAATGTGGGTTGGCTGATTTTCTAGATTGTGGTCATTCTTTACCCTTGATGTTTCatgtagaaatttaaaaacagttcACTAATGGCAATGATAAGGGAAAAAAAGGCTTTGGAattgactcagtaggtaaagtggtTTCCACATAGAAGTGAGGATCTGATTTTGAATCCTCAGAACTCATGTAAGGCCAGGCATAGTAATGCATGCATAGTAATGCATGCATATGATCTCCGTGTTTCTAGGAGAGCTGAggggagacaggtgaatctctgtcaGCTCATGGGACAGTTTGTTCGGTGTGTGCAGTGCTGAACAACAAAAAGAGACCTTTTGAAGGAGGTGGACTAATACCTAAGGATGTCCTTTGTCCTTTCTCATTCACACATGAATTGTGGCAAGCAGGtgcctataaatatatatatttatacatgcacacatgcattcaggCACAAGCACACCCTTGAAGAAATAGTTTAATCTTTACTAGGATGTCCTTTCTTTTCAGCAAGAGAGGAAATaatattattgaaaaaataaGCCAATTTTATACATTTGTGGATAAAAGTCCAGACCAAGACATTATTTCTGAATTGCAGGCATGCCATTGAACTGTAGTATTTGAAGGAATAAGAGATATCTTGTAATGAGTTAGGTTTTAGACCCATAGCTGGTTATGTGTTACTCAATTAAACAATGTGATTAGCAGTGCATCTCTCCCTCCTTATAGATTCAAGAtttgatttaaaaagagaatataataAGATGCTTCACTCACTACAAAATACCCCGCTTATTCTCTTGTGTTGTGGTCAGAGAAGTGAATCCATTATCACTTGCTGCTACCAATTCTCAGCACAGTATTTGTCTCCATAAATTTTCACTTGTTTAATAGGAGGAAATACATTTACCTTAACAATACTGTGCAAAACTCAACTAGACTACATTTAAAGTGTCGGGTACAATGATAGTTTTGTGTTGAGTATTGAATGCATTTGGCCATTGTGTACTAAGATTAATGCTTAATTCAGTATATAAGTTCATATTCATAAATCTTTAAATGTTATTAAATCTCATAGTGGTGATGCATCACCACCTGTTGTCTTTACTGTAAGGGAGagaatatttgaattttaaggCAGctaagttatatttaaaaatgagcagAAAGTAAGCTGTAATAtccataatcacacacacacacacacacacacacacacacacacacacacagagagagagagagagagagagagagagagagagagagagagagagagagagagagagagagagagagagagagagtttaccTTTTAGTTTCAAGTAATGAATGTTCAACCCCTATGAAGAAATGGTACAATACTGCAAAAAGAGTTGATCACATTTGTAGCTACAAGCAGAACTATTTAAGAAAAGTCTAGAAATAGCACTATCCTgtcaaagcaaatgttaaacaaaCACATTTTACGTTTATATGCTTCAATTGAATTTGAAGTTTCTATGAAAACAAGGATTAAGAATCTGGAGATGCCGCTGCATCTCTTGCAGTGATTGGTTCCAATCGGTGAACTGTTCTTTTCAGTGTGGATTTCTGACCTATGACTTGGATGTGGTGGAGAAGAAGACTTTTAATGCTATCAGTTTCTGAATTCTGACTAACAACAAATCAAAGTTAAAACCAGGACTGAgcattgttgttgttgaaatgtgGTATAAGGACCTGGTGTCAAGGAGAGCCAGTACTCAGAGGAGCACTGGTCAATGTGAGCCTACTCTAAGCAGGTCacatctcttcccattctgtccCGATAGAGAGCTGAGCTGTTTTCTACCTGTTAAGAGGCTGAAGTTTTTCTCCCCTTAGGTCTTGTTGAGTGGATATTATGCAGCTAATCCACAGGTTATGACTCGCCCTGGCGTTTGTTTCAGAGCCACTTGCTCATCCTGCTGTTGCACCTCTGTGCAGGAGGTATTTAATTCTCAGAGTCACACATTGTTTCCCAGAAGGAATATCACAAAATGAGTTTCTGCATTCACTAGAGACTCAGAGATATGCTGAAGTGCTATCCCTAAGGAATTTAACTTTCTCCATCCTTTGAGAGTAATAAAAGAAAGATGTacaggtttattttaaaatacgaTGCTATAATAATGATCTGGTGTAAACACTGCCATAtagttttctgttattatttcatttcatttctctctctttttttttggatatGGAGTCTCATTATGAAACCCTGGGTGGAATGGAACAccctatgtaaaccaggctagccttgaattcattgagatctgcctgcttctgactctccaatgctgggattaaaggtgtgcctcaccaCATCCTGCATGgacaggctttttaaaaattgtctaggCTAAAGTATCTTTTGTGGTATGATTTAAGAGATGAATAAGAAGACTTTCTGTTTATACCTGAAAGTCCTTTGAAAAAGCCATTTCCTATAGAATGACATTAATGTATTAAAGAAAAAGTGTTGTGGATAATtagtaaaagaaaggaaaacaagaaacttTCAGAAGTTTATGTCTATTAATTAAACTTTTCTGTATAACATCAGTGTTTTAAATGTCTAAATGCATCCAAATTTACATGTTGACTATGTGAAGTTCTTTTTAGTGTGTCATCTGTGGGTGATGCAATATCTTAAAAACAGTaagttgaggcagggtttccctaGGTAGGCTAGGTTATGCTCACACACTGGAGTGATCAGGTCAGTTGTGAGGTTTGTGCAATATGGCTTCAAAGTCTTACAAGGAAACCTCACACCAttctgtattttaataattatgtttTTGGAGATTTTAGATATGTGTATAAACTGGGTGTAATGGtgaggaaatgatttttaaattttaactttctgGAGACTTTGATACAtgaatactatatttacatcTTTCCCAGGCCTTTGTTTCCCCCATCCAATACCAATTGGGCCTCCACTTCTTCACAAATTTATGTTTCTTCgtcttcttttataatttgtcTGTACCTGCTCCCATTTGTTGGTTATCTCTGGGTACTAGATGCAGCAGTTCACACTTCTCTCCAAAGCCGTGAGAAATGATAGCGCTAAGAAAGACCTAGGGAACTTTCCAAAGTGACACAGTCACTGAGACAAAGAACAGAGGTGTCACCCCTCAAAACAACCCTGGGGTCTCAGTCACCCAGTGTCCTCCCATCCCACCCGTCACTGTCACCCAGTGACCTAACCTCTGTGTGTACATAGCTTTCTTGCAGACAGTGACACAAGAGATGGGCCTAACAAGCTCTTTTGTGGACTCAGATTGTCCAAGCAGACACAGCCCCAGCtttcagaggaggcagaggaaggtacaATGGTGCTTAGGGACATAGAACAGAGAAATCATTCTCCAATGGGTGCTGGTTTCCCAAGGGAGAAGCAAAGATATACATAGGAGACTTGATATTTTCTAAGTTTCAGAGAGGAAACATGTAGATTTCATGGATGAGAGAATCAGTCCTCAGAGACCATGGTATGAGAACCATATCCTATTTAAAACTTGTGTGGATACTATCCAGTATATTCTGAAGTCTCTGACAAGAATGGGCGCTGGACCACAGTGACAGATGGTCTTCTTTGAAGAGAACTTCATTGCAATATAATAAGTTGGGATGCTCACCTTCAAGGAAACGTGACAGAAATAAATCtcaatttcttttgtgtgtggagtCAAGAGTTTCAATAACTCCTTCAAGAAGAAAGACGTCTTCTCACTGAAGCTGAGCTTATTTGtgaattttatagaaaagaaacagCAGAATCAGAAGAGTTTAAACAGTTACATAAGGTAAGGGGTATACTTTCAATATTCTGCTTTGTTAGAGGACTGACCTGAAGCAAAAGCCATTCTGGTGTTAATTTCCTGAGATACCCACTGATTCAAAATTCCAAAAGCACCTAGGGATGAAGGAAATGTATTAAATTAACTCTATGTCCATTTTTATTGCTCAGAGATTTGTAGTTGTTAGAGTAAAGATAAACAGCAATAAGAAATATGATTCTATGacttattaaaattcatttttatttatttttgagattgtaataaaattacatcattacCCTTCTCCTACTTTACTCCAAGCCCTCCTATATACCCTTCCTTGCCATTTTAAATGtaagaagtaatttaaaaaattttacagTTATTTTCCAATACATGTAGATGTGCAAAGACCAGTTCAATATTGTCTGGACTGTGGGTTTGCCTGCAAAATCACAACAGGGTGGGGAGGAATCATATTGCAGAGAAACAGGAGATATTCTTATTAAAATAGAGAAGGGATGTGAGGCTTGGTGGCTcatccctataatcccagctgtGGAGAGGCTGTGGTAGGAGGGTCTCCAGTTCCAATTTAGACACAGGGAGGATCtacataagaagaaaacaaaagaagactcAAGAGCATGATTCACAAATAAGGTTGTAAAACAGATCCTATTTTGCTGTAACTATGTGAACTCGTAGTTACTTTGCTGGAGATACAATCTTTTGGGGGCAGCAATTAAGGTTGTCCCAGACCTCACACATATTAGgtcagtgctctaccactgagcttatCCCCAGGTGATCCATGACTTCAATGTAAATATGTCAATTCAGCAGTATGAATAGAGCTCATATAATTGAGCTGCCATGCACCAGTGCCCACTTCAACATTGATGGtgatattataaattatttcaaattatttattaacaaaatttAATTTGAGTATATGTTTATGCTCAATTGAGGTAGCTTTGTGACTCTTGGGAAGTTAATAATTTGCACCTTGTATTTGCTCTCTGCTCATCCCATAGACATTCAATAAAATAACATAACTGAACATTTAGCTCAGGGCTCATACAACATAGACATGATTAAAAGCATATTTAGTACATTgtactacttctttttttttctgatgattacTTTCTATTCATCATTTCTAGTACTTCTGAGGcattttattttcactatttttgTTAGACTTCTATTCTCATGGGAACTATGCttggaaatatgaaaaaaagatttgttcttattttctggagatgaaattatttttaatgtctatttttatattatgtgcatgagtgttttgtctgcatgtatggatATACCACGTGCAATATCCATGGAGTGTTGGATTCCCTTGAACTGGTGATATAAATAGTTTTGAGCTTCTTTGTGGATGCTGataatcaaaccctggtcctctgcatgagcatccagtgctgttaaccactgatccatctctccagagcctGAAGATGCCATTCTCAAAGTTTGTCTCTGCCAGTGAATCACTGACATGGACAATGTCATGTTGAGAAAGGGCAAATATTGTGGCAATATTATATCCATATTATGACACAAAATGTACCACTGGTTAGCTGAGAACCCCCATATTCCAATGTCTACTCTTGGGATTGTATCTTCCAATACTCCATCACTGATTGGTGAGGTTCGTATGTAGTAACAGAAGCAATAACACCTCAACAGAgttatagaaaatatgaaaatatgaggGTTTGTGATGATTAACTCTTGAGTGCCTATCTCAATGGCAACTATATATCAATATTcatttgtatgtatgggtgtttctggaagacaaaaatcagatcttgtcctctcttctaacCAGCTGTATGTATTTAATAACTTCTTAATTATCATTGTGAGCAAAGGTATTAGGTAATGTTGTCCctattctttaattttagaatGTATCAAGGAAAATGTTGTCCctattctttaattttagaatGTATCAAGGAAACACCTTTCTGTGAGTGATAAGAGGTTGGTCCAGCATACTGAACCATAATTTCCTGAGGAGGCTATGCCAGTTTAGTTTACTGGTAAATAACATGAGATAATAAAAAGTGTGGGGTCTTGGAATAGGTGTGAAAAGTCCATCTGGTTGGCGGTGCTGTAAAAGTTGTTGCTTAGAGGATAAAGCTGGCATCTCTTCGAGCTGTCCTTTTTACTATTTTATCCTCTATTTGACTTCATTCCATGTTGCTAGGTGTTAATTTTACGTAAATTTCGATTTTGTGTTATTAAAGTATTTCTTTTGATTCTTTATTGCTATTAGGCATTTCTATGTGCTGTGTTTTATGGCCCTATTATTTTGTTAGTATTGCTAACTAAGTTTATTCTAACTATGAAGGCAAATATCACAATTGTGTTTCTTCAAGGAGTAACATGCAGTTTTTCCCCAATAATGCTTGAATTCATGTAACTGTTAAATCAGGTTTAAAAGCTTGAATAATCTAGTACATAGTTGTTATCCACTGTTAACCTGCTTTATAACAGTTCTGCGATTTTGTGACTTTCGGTGCAATGATTTGAACTGTATTGGATGTTTATGCTATTTTTTTCACCATGAGTGTTTATACATCCTTACAATCTGGTTCATTTAGAATGTATTACTGAactttcttgatgtttagttgaTTTAAATCCCTTGAGTGCATGAGATagcttcaatttctttcattgttcataaaaatataaagtacacAGAAATTCAAAGACCCTCCTTGCTACTCTTGACTCATTTTGCTAACTTTTAACATTTTCAGTTACTGTATATGGACTGAGGAGGAGAAGTCAGTGGGTTAAATAACATGAGCCAATTTTCTTCAATTGTAAGTAGGAGGCATACATACTTACAAATTTCTTTATCATTAATAATGAAGACATTCTTAAATAATGAAGACTATCTTAAAATAGttaaacacaaacacaattaAAGTCAATATAAGTTAAATCTGTTTAAGGTCCTGAGGATCCAGTACTCAGGTATGATTTTATGTAAGTTCCAAGATACTTTGGACTATGGTAGCAATATTTCATTATTCTGTAAGAATTTGTGTGTAACAAAAATCTACATGAGTATTTGCATTTTACTATAACATTTGTGAATACTTATGTCATGTATACTCTACATGCATCTAAATTAATGCAATGCTCCAACTTCTATGTCGCAGCACAGATGGTCAGAACTGTGAAAGGAGTTCAAGGCAAAAATGAGACAGAAGTGACAGAATTTATCCTCCTGGGCCTCTCAGACAATCCAGATCTGCAAGGTGTCCTTTTTGCATTGTTTCTGGTGATCTACATGATGACTCTGGTGGGTAATTTGGGCATGATGGCACTGATTAAGATTGACCGCTGTCTGCACACACCTATGTACTTCTTTCTCAGCAGCCTTTCCTTTGTTGACGCCTCTTATTCTTCTTCTGTCACTCCTAAGATGCTGGTGAACCTCATGGCTGAGGATAAGAGCATTTCTTTCAATGGGTGTGCTGCCCAGTTCTTCTTCTTTGGCTCCTTCTTGGGAACTGAATGCTTCCTGCTAGCCATGATGGCATATGACCGCTATGCAGCCATTTGGAGTCCCCTGCTGTACCCAGTTCTCATGTCTGGGAGAATTTGTTTCATGTTGGTGATTACTTCATTCCTAGCAGGCTTTGGCAATGCAGCCATCCACACAGGGATGACTTTCAGATTGTCCTTTTGTGGCTCAAATAAGATCAATCATTTCTATTGTgacaccccacccctgctcaaACTCTCTTGCTCTGACACTCATATTAATGGCATTGTGATCATGGCTTTCTCCAGTTTCAATGTCATCAGCTGTGTTCTGATTGTTCTCATTTCTTATCTGTGTATCCTCATTGCCATATTGAGGATGCCTTCTGCAGAAGGAAGACACAAAGCCTTCtccacctgtgcctcccacctCATGGCTGTCACCATCTTCTTTGGAACAATTCTTTTCATGTACTTGCGTCCTACCTCTAGCTACTCGATGGAGCAAGACAAGGTTGTCTCTGTATTTTACACAGTAGTGATTCCCATGCTTAACCCTCTTAtctacagtttaaaaaataaagatgtgaaAGAGGCAGTGAAGAAAATCCTACAGAAACATTTGCTTTGATCCCAGGTTATATGTCTTTAGCTTATGTTGATTATAttgtaatttttgttatttttaaatagtataatTGCTTAAAACCTGTGGATGTGCATAGGTGATTTGAAATATCATTCATCTTAATTTCCTAGTGTATTATATCAGTCGACCTGGACCCTTATGGTTAGATTAATCAAAAGAATATTTGAAGGAGATGTGGGCATCAAAATATTGGAAATGATTTGACATGGGCTCAACTTCCCAATTTACATATTAGATAATTGCAGTT includes the following:
- the LOC114710123 gene encoding olfactory receptor 1020, which encodes MVRTVKGVQGKNETEVTEFILLGLSDNPDLQGVLFALFLVIYMMTLVGNLGMMALIKIDRCLHTPMYFFLSSLSFVDASYSSSVTPKMLVNLMAEDKSISFNGCAAQFFFFGSFLGTECFLLAMMAYDRYAAIWSPLLYPVLMSGRICFMLVITSFLAGFGNAAIHTGMTFRLSFCGSNKINHFYCDTPPLLKLSCSDTHINGIVIMAFSSFNVISCVLIVLISYLCILIAILRMPSAEGRHKAFSTCASHLMAVTIFFGTILFMYLRPTSSYSMEQDKVVSVFYTVVIPMLNPLIYSLKNKDVKEAVKKILQKHLL
- the LOC114710140 gene encoding olfactory receptor 1019, with protein sequence MDTENHSVVTEFIFVGITQDPQLQIIFFVVFLIVYLVNVVGNVGMIILIITDNQLHTPMYFFLCNLSFVDLGYSSAIAPRMLADCLTKHKVISFASCATQFAFFVGFVDAECYVLAAMAYDRFVAICRPLHYSTLMSKKVCLALMLGSYLAGLVSLVAHTSLTFSLSYCGSNIINHFFCEIPPLLALSCSDTHISEILLFSLCGFIEFSTILIIFVSYAFILIAIIRMRSAEGRLKAFSTCGSHLTGVTLFYGTVMFMYLRPTSSYSLDQDKWASVFYTIIIPMLNPLIYSLRNKDVKAAFKKLIGKKPQ